CCTATTTAGTAACGTTCACCATATCTTCATCCTGGAAATCAGTGCCAGCAGCAGTTCCTAAATGTGACTGCCGCAGAATCACGTGcagagctttttaaaatgcaaatgcctGGGGCAACCCCAAGAAATTTTGATTTATTAGGTTTGGGTGGAGCTggtaatttgtgttattttaagcacCCCAGGTGATTCACATACAGTCGTATGTTGACCAGAGCTTGGTAACCACTGGACACAAACGGGCGTTGAGTTCACTCACtccaaaataagaaacaaagccTGTTACCCTAAAAAGGACAAATGGCTCTAGATAATACCTAATACCTGGTGTTGGTGATGGCTGTGAAACAAGTATTCTGACACACTGCTGATGGCAATGTCACTTGATATATGCCTGTCAGAAAACAGCTTGGGGCCTAGCAGTTTTTGGTAGCTATAATCCTAGAGAAGGCAAAAGGACCTCTGCAGAGATGTTCATCATAGCGTTGTATATAGTTTGTAAAAATGAGAACATAATCCAACAGTTTAGAAATTGCCAAATAAATTATGTTGTCACTAATAATTGGGAATATAATACAGCATAAAAATTACAAGCGAAGACTAGGTAGCCACTCAAAAGTACTTATGATACAGTCTCAAGAGAAAAAACACAGGAGGTTTATTCTCCAGCTACAAATTTGTAACGATTCCATATGCTGCAAATAAGGcctgggaagaagagagaaaaattaaaatatttttatttagtattgTGAGTGGTCCTTCACTCCGATTAATTCTGCTTTTGTTAAAGTCATTTAATGTTTAAATCTTtgtccaaaaaaattaaaatacagattagTTGAGCATATTCTCATTTTCAACCACAAGAggtcctcctttcctccctggcTTCTAGGAGTCCAAGATAGATCTCCTGGATCGGaaagaggatgtgaagaaaaaattgaagaagGCCTTCTGTGAGCCGGGGAATGTGGACAACAACGGCGTTCTGTCCTTCATCAAGCACGTCCTCTTTCCCCTCAAGTCTGGTAAGatactgcctgttttcttctcgGAGGCCAGGCTGAAAAAGCAAAACCAGTGCTGTGATCATACTTGCGGTTTGTCACAGAGTCTTCCTCCAGGGGCTGGCTTCCCCGAATCTCTGCTCTGATTTCTCATATATTAATGTGTGATTGAAGTGGGGATATCGTTGAGTTATCTGTGTGTTTGTTAACAGGGTAGGTTCTAAGTGGGGTGTCAGGGTGAGCAAGGGTGGTAGAAATGAAGGGGTCAGGCAAGTGGACTAGAGGAATACAAAAGAGATGTAAGACACGATCGTTCCCCCGAGCTTGGATGCTAGCTGGGTATACGACATCGCCACTCatccaatttaaaaacaataaaatgccaTATGATGAAGTTCAAGATACATGGCAGAAACTACAGATACCCATACATTTGGGCCAGGAATGCTGACTTGCCATTATCAGTGAGTTTGTTGGCATGGATCCTTTTTCTTACAGAGTTCGTGATCCTTCGAGATGAAAAATGGGGTGGAAACAAAACCTACACAGCTTACTTGGACCTGGAAAAGGACTTTGCTGATGAGGTAATACCAGAGGAGGCGTAATCTCCACTGAACTCATTCTGACAAATCTCTCCACGTGGCCTCGCCAGGTTTCTTGTTACGTGCCACAGGGCTCTGTCATCATGCTGTTGGGTCCATATATTTTGTATCAATGGCTTAGATTCACGTGGTTCATGGATTAGATTAGCAAATGGCACAAAACTAATATATTGGTGTCCTAATCACACTCCAAAGGACTTAACCTGGAATGAAGGGCCGACAGACTCAACAAGATGAAGCATTTCAGGGACAGGTACAAAATCAAGGTTCAGAAAAGAGACACAACTATtaaagaacagaatagagaatacTACTCATTTCGACAAACAATTTAACAAAAGACTCACTAGGTTTGCATGTGTTTGGCACCATGCTAGGGGCTGGCATTACGAAGAGGATTAAATCCTCATGAAGCTCATAGTCCCTAGGAGAGGCAGACGTGTAAATAAATAATCCTTTACTGGTTACTGTACCAAGTATACATGGTCCAGAAATAGAACAGGAGGAAGTGATTACCTGGCTGTCTGGGAAAGCTTTATGGAGGGGACAACATCCAAACACGGTTTCACTTGAGGATTAGGAGTTCATGAGGAAGCCTGTGAGGGAATGCATTGTGCACAGATGTGGTAAGATGAAAACAGCATGGTGTCTAAGGAATCACAAGTGCTTTCGTCTGACTAGAGTCTACAAGGTGATGGGGGGGCACTgcgggagagggaggcagggccagATCATGAAGGGAAGGAGTGATAACAGTGTGTATGGGGAATGAAAGGAGGGGTCTTGACTGACTGAATTTGGGCTGAATCAGCAATGTGACGGGGCTGTCAGAAATGTTCATGAGGTCTTGGCCTCAGCCATCAGAAATGTAGAGTCTGGAACCAGGGAGTTGATCGTCCATTCAGTTCTACATTGTTCTGAGTACCTTTGGGGTTGTGCATTCAGCCCTGGACTTCAATTGTGTGAGGTTTATTTGACAATCTGGGGTGTgttggtggggagaggaaggatgcCATGATAGGGAACAGACTGCAAACTGTGTCACAAAGCACAGCTGAAACAACTGGGCGTGTTGAACTGGGAAGCAAGTATGTGTTCACCCATCCTTGAACACAGGAAGGGCTTTCCTGGGAGAGGGGTGAGGTTCCTTCTAGTGGCACCAGACGGTTGAACTAGGGCTGCGGGTGGGGAACCACAGGGAGGCTTGTTTAGGCTTGAAGAACTTTCTAGTGGCCTCAATGATGTGGTGGTGGGTAGGGCTGCCTGGCCTGACCTTGCATTCCCCATCACTGAGGTGTTCAGGCAGAGGCCAGAGGACCACTGGAGGCAAGGTtgtatgagggttttttttttttttttttttttttttttttttttttttgtatgaggGTTTGAGCATCAAGTGGAAGAAGAGACTCAATGACCTCTGAGGTCTGAGGGCCCTTAAGGCCCATTTTTTGGACATTTGGCAGCTAATTGCTCTGAAACCCTTCTGTCTGCCATCTGAGGCAGCCACAGAACGCACACCCCATTCCTCAACCCTGTGAACAGTCCTTTGTGGGACTGATGAGACGGAATAGAAGAAACGCTTCTGAAGAAAGAGTCTGACAGCGTAACCAGCGGCACTTTCTGTGATGGTGGACATGTTCTGTCTGTACTAACACAGtcgccactggccacatgtgtcTGTTGAACCTCACAATGTGACCAGtaaactgaggaactgaattttaacttACATTTAAATATGCACATGAGgcttgtggctaccatattggacagtgcaggtctaaagcttttctattaaaaatgaaacattcgggggcttccctggtggcgcagtggttgggagtccgcctgccgatgcaggggacacgggttcatgccccggtctgggaagatcccacatgccatggagcggctgggcccatgagccatggacactgagcctgcgcatctggagcctgtgctccacaacgggagacgccacaacagtgagaggcccgtgtaccgcaaaaaaaaaaaaaagaaacattcaggACTTTTCtggatggcacagtggttaagaatcctcctgccagtgcaggggacacgggttcaagccctggtccgggaagatcctacacgccgcggagcaactaagcccgtgcgccacaactactgaccccacgtgccacaaatattgaagccctcacacctaaagcccacactccacaacaagagaagccaccgcaatgagaagcatgcctattgcaacgaagagtagcccccgctcgccgcaactagagaaagcccatgtgcagcaacgaagacccaatgcagcctaaaataaataaatttattttttaaaaaaaatgaaacattccCGAGGAAACGAAGGAATAACCTCAGAAACAAAAACATAGGCATTGTTTTATTACATGTATTCATACCTAGGGGACATCCCCTCAGAATATCTTAGAAGATCCTTTGGGGCCAGATTTGGATGTAAAAGTGGTAGTCACAGGAcatgagaagaaaaaatggaattaCTGAGCTCCCACCATGTACTAGCACTACTCACCATTTTTACCCATGTTAAGTGATTTAATCCTTATTCTGACTCTAGCAGGTAAAggtattgttattttcattttttaagtgagGAATCCAaagctcagaggggttaagtgcCTGGTTGGGGGTCAGCCAGCTAGCTGGGACTCACCCCAGGCTCTAACTCCAAAGCCCTGTTCTTCCTTCTTGCTCACTCAGCTCCCCTCTCAGGCTGTCTCTAGCTCCTAGCTTCCCTATGTGAATGTTTCCCTACCTGTAAATAACATGTGCTTTACGCCACTACGCTGAGCATAAATGGAGGGACTAGAAGAAGTCAATTAAAAACATTCAGCCTCTAAAAACCCCCACGTTAGTGTGGAATTCAGTGTCAAAAGACCTGGGTCTTGGACGTATTAGATAACCTTTTGAACCTATTTCCCCTTCTCTGCTCTACCAGCTTCACAAGCTTGTTCTGAGGTTCAAATAAGACTCTGCTCAGAAAACACCCTGCATCCTATATGCACATTATTCTTAGTAGATTCAGGTGTCCTGTGCCCAGTTCACCTGTTCCAGTGCCCCTTCTCACCTGGCCTTGAACACTTGCAGGTTGTGCACCCTGGAGACCTAAAGAATTCTGTTGAAGTCGCCCTCAACAAGTTGCTGGATCCCATCCGGGAAAAGTTTAATACCCCTGCACTAAAGAAACTGTCCAGCGCTGCCTACCCAGATCCCTCGAAGCAGAGTAAGGCCAGCTGGGGAGGGGTCGGGCTTGGGGGGGTTGGGTGTGACATCATCAGGTAGAGAGCCTGTCAGTGGGCCTCAGAAAAGGGTCTGTCTTCAATTCAGGCCCAAGAAGCCGGTGGTGGGGGCATGGTCTGAAGTGCAGGAATGTCATGCCCCGTGACTGGTGGAATGGAACTCCAGTCATCTTGAATTGGGTTTGGTGGGTACTATGAAGTGATTACATCCTGCTCTACCAACACTGCTGTGAGTGCTGGTTTGAGACATGTACTTTGATCCTTTCACAAAATCCGCTTCTTCAGTTAAGGAGACCAATTGGGTTAGACCATGAGGGTAACAGCTGCTTGGGCAGGGTCTGCGCAGCATCTCAGGGAAGCTCATCTCTAGATTTGCCCAGTTCCCTTCCACGTGCTCCTGACTGGTTCTTAGTTGGCCAGCCACGCATCAACGATGCTGAGATAACATTGAGAGTCTTGTGTGGCCCTGCCAGAAAAGGAGGAATGGCTGAATATATGTGAAATGCCCGAATGGTGGCAAAGCTACActgggcccctcccctcccctccagcccaatacctgaaggagagagagatgaaatcTGGCATGTCACTTCTCAAAGGCTGCTGGCTCTGTTTTAAAGAAGGTATAATTCAGTGGGTAGATTCTGGGGATTCTGCACTAAGTCCTGCTAGTGTCATTTGGGGGGATCAGCAGCTGACCTGTCATGGGAAGGAGGAGAGTTCTGAGCCTTGGGTTCTTCTCATCTCCAGAGCCAGTTGCCAAAGGCCCAGCCAAGAATTCAGAACCAGAGGAGGTCATCCCATCCCGCCTGGATATCCGTGTGGGGAGAGTCATAAGTGTGGACAAGGTACTCATTTTCCACCACGTCCCGGAGAGGCAGACAGGGGTCAGGTTTGTCTGCTTCCATCTGGAGGAAACCTGGCCTGGGATGGGAAGTAACATCCCTGAGGTCATATTGCGAGTCAGAACCCAGGCATCTAATTCCAGGCATCAGGCTTTTTCCCTTTGCTATCTCTGGACCTTATTCAAACAAACACAGCCAGGAACTCAGAATACGGAGGGATGTTAGTCAGAAGGAGCTTGTTTATCTACCAAATCCAGTCTGATTGACTCACCTGGTCTCTCCCAGCTTGTCTGGACTAGCCACAGGCCTTATCTTGGATCAGCTGCtttgtccttccctctccccaccccaggaaaTGGTGAAGGGAGGACTTCCTTTTTCCAGAGGCAGATGGCTATGCAACCAGTGGCCTGGGACCAGTGGTCTgggtatttttttctcccagtattGATTTGCTTTTCACCGTATTAGACTAACCACCAAAACTACCTTGAAATAGCTGATGCTCTTGTTTCGGATGGTGAAGCCAGCAGCTGCCTCTTGTCTTCCAGTCCCCTCAGGACTGGGATTGATCTGGTGCACACATGGCCATAATGGTGGCCACCCAGGCAGTTCAGGCCATTTTAATCTCTGTTAGAGGTTCCTTCCACTTCTAACACAAGTAATTAGGCTCATGTTACTCAAATCTGCCTCTTTGGGGCCCCTTCTCATGTCTGCTGCCTGGGACCTGGAGAGTTAGCGCTAAGAGGGTTCCTCCAGGGCCTCAGTAAGGAGTGGATGCCCGTTTCTGGAGTCAGAGGGTTCACCAGGCCCCATGATCTATTCCATTATGATGTTCTCTGAGCCTGACATCTCTTGCTGGCAGCACCCGGATGCAGACAGCCTGTATGTGGAGAAGATTGATGTGGGGGAAGCTGAACCACGGACTGTGGTGAGTGGCCTGGTGCAGTTTGCGCCCAGGGAGGAACTGCAGGACAGGCTGGTGGTGGTGCTGTGCAATCTGAAACCCCAGAAGATGAGAGGAATCGAGTCCAAAGGCATGCTTCTGTGTGCTTCTATGTGAGTGCGgacttggggggtggggagcacagGGCCTGGGGAGGCCCGGAAGAGGGGGGATTAGCCCACATGCTGCCCTTCCACATGCCAGGTGGAGGCCCTGAGAACACTACCCAAAAGATGATGCATGGAGGGATTATTTATTGTACAAGAGCCGTGGATGAAGCACTTTACCTAAAGTTAACTTTATTAAAACAGGAATTGAAGATTCTAAGCTGTGTGCATGCTCAGGTCTCTCTACTAGTAAGAGGTGAAACCAGGATTCAGACCCAGTTCGCTGGCTGTTATGTCATATACTCCCTCCCCTAAAAGCCCAGATTTTGGAGTCTCTCCTGACAGAATTTCAGTTCAGCCCTGGTTAACCCAATGCGGGTGATATCCAGAGACGTAGTACAGCCCTGGCATTGAGGGTTCCCTAAATCCCATTAGGCCCCTAGGAAAAGGCCCCAGTGCTTTGGCCTCCATGGCAGCTGGAGACAGTCCATAGCCTCACTCTTATCTTGTCCTGTGTGTCTTCCCAGAGAAGGGGCAAGCCGCAAGGTTGAGCCTCTGGACCCTCCTGCCGGCTCTGCTCCTGGTGAGCGAGTGTTTGTGAAGGGCTATGAGAAAGGCCAACCAGATGAAGAGCTTAAGCCCAAGAAGAAAGTCTTTGAGAAATTGCAGGTAACAATCTGCACTTTTTCCCTCATACCAGGGCTGCCTGGACTGTCTCCAGATTGCTCTGTTACTGAGTCCACACC
The sequence above is drawn from the Tursiops truncatus isolate mTurTru1 chromosome 1, mTurTru1.mat.Y, whole genome shotgun sequence genome and encodes:
- the YARS1 gene encoding tyrosine--tRNA ligase, cytoplasmic isoform X2, with translation MGDALSPEEKLHLITRNLQEVLGEEKVKEILKERELKVYWGTATTGKPHVAYFVPMSKIADFLKAGCEVTILFADLHAYLDNMKAPWELLELRTSYYENVIKAMLESIGVPLEKLRFIKGTDYQLSKEYTLDVYRLSSVVTQHDAKKAGAEVVKQVEHPLLSGLLYPGLQALDEEYLKVDAQFGGVDQRKIFTFAEKYLPALGYSKRVHLMNPMVPGLTGSKMSSSEEESKIDLLDRKEDVKKKLKKAFCEPGNVDNNGVLSFIKHVLFPLKSEFVILRDEKWGGNKTYTAYLDLEKDFADEVVHPGDLKNSVEVALNKLLDPIREKFNTPALKKLSSAAYPDPSKQKPVAKGPAKNSEPEEVIPSRLDIRVGRVISVDKHPDADSLYVEKIDVGEAEPRTVVSGLVQFAPREELQDRLVVVLCNLKPQKMRGIESKGMLLCASIEGASRKVEPLDPPAGSAPGERVFVKGYEKGQPDEELKPKKKVFEKLQTCQMRCLRSLWAFAG
- the YARS1 gene encoding tyrosine--tRNA ligase, cytoplasmic isoform X3: MGDALSPEEKLHLITRNLQEVLGEEKVKEILKERELKVYWGTATTGKPHVAYFVPMSKIADFLKAGCEVTILFADLHAYLDNMKAPWELLELRTSYYENVIKAMLESIGVPLEKLRFIKGTDYQLSKEYTLDVYRLSSVVTQHDAKKAGAEVVKQVEHPLLSGLLYPGLQALDEEYLKVDAQFGGVDQRKIFTFAEKESKIDLLDRKEDVKKKLKKAFCEPGNVDNNGVLSFIKHVLFPLKSEFVILRDEKWGGNKTYTAYLDLEKDFADEVVHPGDLKNSVEVALNKLLDPIREKFNTPALKKLSSAAYPDPSKQKPVAKGPAKNSEPEEVIPSRLDIRVGRVISVDKHPDADSLYVEKIDVGEAEPRTVVSGLVQFAPREELQDRLVVVLCNLKPQKMRGIESKGMLLCASIEGASRKVEPLDPPAGSAPGERVFVKGYEKGQPDEELKPKKKVFEKLQADFKISEECIAQWKQTNFMTKLGYISCKSLKGGNIS
- the YARS1 gene encoding tyrosine--tRNA ligase, cytoplasmic isoform X1; translated protein: MGDALSPEEKLHLITRNLQEVLGEEKVKEILKERELKVYWGTATTGKPHVAYFVPMSKIADFLKAGCEVTILFADLHAYLDNMKAPWELLELRTSYYENVIKAMLESIGVPLEKLRFIKGTDYQLSKEYTLDVYRLSSVVTQHDAKKAGAEVVKQVEHPLLSGLLYPGLQALDEEYLKVDAQFGGVDQRKIFTFAEKYLPALGYSKRVHLMNPMVPGLTGSKMSSSEEESKIDLLDRKEDVKKKLKKAFCEPGNVDNNGVLSFIKHVLFPLKSEFVILRDEKWGGNKTYTAYLDLEKDFADEVVHPGDLKNSVEVALNKLLDPIREKFNTPALKKLSSAAYPDPSKQKPVAKGPAKNSEPEEVIPSRLDIRVGRVISVDKHPDADSLYVEKIDVGEAEPRTVVSGLVQFAPREELQDRLVVVLCNLKPQKMRGIESKGMLLCASIEGASRKVEPLDPPAGSAPGERVFVKGYEKGQPDEELKPKKKVFEKLQADFKISEECIAQWKQTNFMTKLGYISCKSLKGGNIS
- the YARS1 gene encoding tyrosine--tRNA ligase, cytoplasmic isoform X4, whose amino-acid sequence is MSKIADFLKAGCEVTILFADLHAYLDNMKAPWELLELRTSYYENVIKAMLESIGVPLEKLRFIKGTDYQLSKEYTLDVYRLSSVVTQHDAKKAGAEVVKQVEHPLLSGLLYPGLQALDEEYLKVDAQFGGVDQRKIFTFAEKYLPALGYSKRVHLMNPMVPGLTGSKMSSSEEESKIDLLDRKEDVKKKLKKAFCEPGNVDNNGVLSFIKHVLFPLKSEFVILRDEKWGGNKTYTAYLDLEKDFADEVVHPGDLKNSVEVALNKLLDPIREKFNTPALKKLSSAAYPDPSKQKPVAKGPAKNSEPEEVIPSRLDIRVGRVISVDKHPDADSLYVEKIDVGEAEPRTVVSGLVQFAPREELQDRLVVVLCNLKPQKMRGIESKGMLLCASIEGASRKVEPLDPPAGSAPGERVFVKGYEKGQPDEELKPKKKVFEKLQADFKISEECIAQWKQTNFMTKLGYISCKSLKGGNIS